TGAAGGGAACCGTAGTTACTGACCGTTTAGAAAAACGCACCCAGGTAGTGATCTACCAGGTAGATAATTTTTATGTAGAAGTGCATTACGACCTGCTAACAGAAACGGTTAGACGATATAAGGGTTGTGTAAGGACGGATTTGAGGAATTAGCTGATTAGCTGATGTGTCAATTAGCTAATGGAGTTGACAGGTTGAAAAGTTGACAAGGGAAGAAATAATCAATCATTACTAATTAATAATTATTGATTATTGTAGAAGATTTGCACTATCGGAATTTCCTTTCAAGTCTTACGTTTGACTTTCACGGCCTAGGCTGCTTGCAGCTATTCCTCGCTTATTTTATCTATTACAAACCGGCGTGATGCTTCGCCATTTATCAGCTTATAAGTAATGGTTCGCTGCCGGCCGGTGGGTCTACTATTGTGATCGGCAGGGTTGTAGAGTGGAAAGCGTTGTACCAACCGGTTGTTAACAATAGAAAATTGGTCGTGCCCACCGTATTGCTTTCGCATATCGCCATTGCTAACCACTTTTGGAAATTGTACCGCACTGAGTGATTGCCCATTGTTTACAGAATAAGCATAGACATTTCCATAACTGCCACTGCCTGCCGACTGGGTATAGATCAATAATTCGGCATAACCATCATTATTCAGGTCCGCTACCTCTGCATTAACAACAGGTTCCACATTTTCTATTGTGATCATCTTATTGTGTGACAAGCCATGTGGCTGAATGGTGAGGTACTGCAGTGAGCCTTTACCTGTAGCCGTTACGTTAAAGGACGTGTTCATGAAGTAAAGGGTTTTCTGAAAATCATGTGTACGTGCTGTGTCGTCCTTTACTGGTTCAGTAGCTGCGGGTGTTGTTATAGTCTGTTGTGTACTTGTTGTATCTGTTATTTTAGCGGAACGCTCATCTTTAGACTCTTCATTACTGGCCGAGGAATGGCTGTTACAACTGATCATCACACTCACTATTCCGCACCCTAAATAATATTTTGCTTTAGTAAACATATAGCTCATCATTCAATACATACTTCCCATCTGTTTATTCTATCAAAATACTGTGCCAATGGATCAGCTTTAGCGTGAAAAAGCGGATTTGTAGTTAGATTACGGCAAGCGAGGGAAAACAGCTGCGAGTAAGGGTTGACAGGTTAACAAGTTGATAGGTTGATAAGGGGAAGAATAAGGAACAAGGAACGAGGAATGATGAAGGAAGAAGTGACGGAATGTTCAATGCTCAACTTTCAATACTCAATGTTCAATGAAGAGAGAAGGAGGAAGGAGTGATGAAGGTGAGAAGGAAATGTTCAATGCTCAACGCTCAATGTTCAATGATTAGTAATGAATAATTATAAAAGCAGACTTGCACTATCCTTAACAAATTTCCTGCTCCTTAACCCTATGTTAGGCCAGGTACTTTCTTTTGAAACCGGGCTCTATAAAAACGATAGACTTTGGCAGGCAGCAACCAAAAGAAATAACGCATATCGATTTCCTTCCATTGAAAATCAATCTTCACGCCGGACTTGGCAGCCAGCTTATGTTTGATATAGGCAATCAACGGCACATACCTTCCTAATTGGCCCGATACGGGTTCTATAGGTCTATTCAACGCTTGCAGGCAAGCCAACGAGGGGAAATTGACGTGTGCGCCCACTGTAGAGCCGCCTACTGTTTGCCAGAAGCGGGCATTGATTTCCAGTATCAGAATCTGCTGTTTTGCTACATCATAGATCAGGTCGATATTGGCTACGCCGTTCCATTGCAATTTTGATAATAGTGAATCCACTACTTCTATAGCGGCATCGTTCTGTATGAATTCCAAGCCAGGTGAAGGCGCAAATGACTTTGCTTTAACGATTCCCTTTTGAATGGTGTAGGCTACCAGCTTTCCGTCTTTGTACAATACATTACAACCTACAATGTAACCATCAACAAAGCTTTGAATAATATACTTATCAATAATGCCAGGCTGTTGTATACAGGCCATGAGCTCATCCTTGTTGGCGAACACCGTAATAGGCAGCTCTCCACCCACGCCTTTACCACCAGCTCCTATTCGGGGTTTTAACAAGACCGGAAAAGGAAAACCATCCAGCTGTTTCTTCAGGTCATTGTTAAGATCGATAATGGTTAACGGTGTAGCAATCTGATGATTGCCCATGAAGTGAGCCAGCTGTCCCTTGTCGCAAGCAATTTCATAAGCCCAAGGCTGGGGCGTTGGTATCACTTGTATAAACGATTGCAAGGCTTCTTTATGCCGGATCACAAACTGGAAAGCTGCTGAATTGGTAGGTACCAGTACAGCGGCTTTTGTTTTTTCAGTAACCAGTTCGACAAAGTTTATAAATGAGATCTCGTGTGTTTCTTCATCAAAGTGGTGATAGCTTTTGACAAATGGCAAGTAGCGAAAAGCACTCTTACTTCGGTAGGTGATAAAATGAATCTCCCATTGCTTGTCGCATCCAAGACAGTAAAGTGTATTGGCTGTTAGCCAGTCTTCATGTTTGTACTCTAGTACCAAAATTGGAGTCTGCTTCATAATCCAGTTGGGTTTATAAGTTCGTGGTTGGTTTCTTAGAATGTTGGAATGAAGCATCGCCGCAGCCTATCACCTACTTGTAAGTACACTAGCTACCAAGTAAAACTGATGACACCAGGGCTAAACCAAATGCATATGCGCAATAAAGATGTTAAGCCTAACTCTTTTAATGCTTTTTTCTATACGTTGCTTATTGTTTACAGGGAGAAGGATAGATAGGTAAATGAGTGGCATTCAATCTTTACTCGAAAATTGACGCGTTAAATTAACACCTGTTTTTGGGAATAGCAATAGAAGGTGAGCTAAGAGATTAAAGAGGGAAGGAAAAAAGGAGAAGGGTTGCGAGCTATGAGCTGTGAGCTGTGAGCAGGAAGCTACACGCTACACGCTGCACGCTGCACGCTAAACAGCCGATAGAGAGTGGTGAGGAATGGTCCACAGACGACGGGAGGGAAAGCTGTGAGAGGGGCCACAGTCGACAGACGACAGAAGGAAAGTCAATGGTGGATGGTGAGTGATGAGTAAGGAGTGATAGAGGGAGATGCGAAATTCCAAATATCAAATTCCACACTGTAAATACGGCAAAAGCGGCCCAATGAAGAGCCGCTTTGTTATGAACAAGCAAAAAAGTGCAGTGTTTAGTGCTATAGGGTAAGGCTTAAAAAACTAATGTTGGAATCTCTTATAATCCTTCATTTTCTAAAAAGAAGCTGAGCAGTGGTAAGCATCTGGTGCCCCTTCTTTAAATTCATTACCATTCGCAATAGCTTTGATCAGAAAGTAAATAGACACACCAAAACATTATATCCTTTTCTCTAATTTCAGTTCTTCCTATTCTGAACCATTTTAGAAGAAGGCTTCTATATGAACGAACTATTTTGGCAGGCAGCATAGCAAAGAAGTTATGTATGTCTATCTCCTTATACATAAACTGAATCTTTTCGCTCTTTATTGCCTTCCATCTATATTTCAGATAAGGTACAATGGGAATATACTTTCCTATTTTACTTTCCACTCCCGCTAGGGGTCTATCAAGAGCCACGCTACAGGCCAGCGAGGGGAAATTGATGTTTGCTCCCATCATAGAGCCTACCATGGTTTGCCAGAACCGCGGGTTGATCTCCAGTATTTGCAACTCATTCCTATTGGTGTCATAGATCAGGTCTATATGTGCCACGCCATTCCATTTCAACTTGGAGAGCAGCGCATCTACAAGAGCTATTGCTTCTGCAGAGTGAATAAACTCCAACCCAAATGATGGCGCATAGTTATCGGCCTTAATAAGCGCTTTTTGAATACAGAAAGCCACCTGGCGCCCTTCTTTATAAAGCGCATTACAGTCTATTTCATAACCCTCAACAAAGCTTTGAACTACATATCGGTCGGCAATCTGATGCTGATGAACACAGGCCAGAAGTGATTCTTTATCATTAAAAAGCGTAATGGGCGGTTCGTTTGCTGCCACTCCTTTTCCTCCAGAGCCTGTCTTGGGTTTGAGCAAAACCGGAAAAGGAAACTTGTCCAACTTATGTTCCAGGTTATCTGTCAAATCACTTATAGTAAGCGGCCCCGGTATATGGTGTTGAAACATAAAATCAGCCAGCAGTCCTTTATCACCTGCTATTTGATAAGCATCTTGGTTCGGCACCGGCATTAGCCTGATAAATTGTTGCAGTTCTTCTTTATACTTAATTACGAACCGGCAGCTTGCAGTATTGGTTGGCACTAGTACCTGGGCCTTCGTTTCTGTGACCACATTCTTTAAAAAATACAGAAATTGCTCATATCCGTTTTCTTCTGGAAACTGCCTGTAGCTTTTCAAATGCGGCAAATAGCGAAAACAGCTTTTTGCATTATTAAACGACACGAGGTGGATATCCCACTGTTTATCGCGCTTCAGACAATATATTGTATTAGCGGTAATCCAATCCTCGTGCATACACTCCACCACCAGTACAGGTACAGGCGCTTCTTTTACAATGGTTCTGTTATATGCATCTGATTGTTTGCCAAGTCTTATGGATTCAACGCTGTTTAGCTTTCTTAGAATTGTCCCTTCACTTGCATTTGATTTGCGGTTATTCTTAAAGGTTAGCTCAGTTGTTTTAGCTGTAAAAGCTGGCTTCTTTTTGGGCGCCATTTGTATGGTGTTGTTTAGTGTTTTACAAGGGATGGAACAGGCAATTGGTGGCGGTTTACCTGACCCGTTAAAAGCCTTAGCGACAATTTTAGTGGTTGTAGGTGATTACTTACTAGCTAGTAGTACAAGGGGGCGGCGCTGACCGATTTACAAAGGGAAGGAAGAATATAAAGCTTTAAGTTAATCTACAACAGGAGAAAATCCAAATAACAAGAAATAAATTCCAAAAGACAAAATCCAAATTCCAAATTGGAAGATCGAAATCCGAAATGCAAAGGGGAATTGCACGCTGTTTAGAGCACCTATAAGGATATAATCAACGTTTAACCAATACCGTTTACTTACCAACTGCCAGATGCGCCACCGCCGGAGAAGCCGCCACCGCCACCTCCACCGCCCCAACCACCAAAGCCGGAGGAGCCACCACCAGAGGAGCGAGAGCTATCATTAGTGCCGTAAAGACTTGTATAATAACTACTACCGATTCCGATATATACACCATTCACGGTATTCTTTCTCACATATCGTTTCTTGTACCACCAGGCCCAGATGCAAAAGCCAACAGCACCTGCAATAATAAACCCTATAGCGATATTGCCATAATGATCGTATTTGGCTTTTTCTTTCTCAAACGCAATCCGCTCTTTTCGCTCGGCATCGTAAATATCTTCTTCATAGGCGGATAAATAATTTTGACTGACTGTATCTGTTATTGGTTGTTCCGTTGTACCAAGATGGTAATTTATTTGGGCAATCAAGGTAGCTAAGGCTTGATAATAATCCTGCTGACGCAAATAAGGCACCAGTTGATCAATGATGGCTGCTGCTGTTGCATCAGGAATTTGTCCTTCCAAGTTCCGGGCAATTTCCAGTCTTTGCCGACGTGCACCTAGTACTGCCACATACACTACCCCATTATAGTTATTACCTACCTTCCATTGATTACCTACCTTGCGTGCAAAATCTTCAATGGCCATATTCTCTGGCAACTCGTTGATAAGCAATATGGCTACCTGTATGGAGGTTTTCTGTTCTACTTGATATAGTTGCTCATTTAAGTCTTTTATTTGAGCTGGTGTGAGGAGTTGGGTATGATCATTTACATAGGTATCAGGCAGCGGGTCAGGTACCTGTGCAGTGGCGGCCAAACTGAAGAAAAGGCAGAGTATAGCAGCAAGGCATAACCGAAAAGTTGAAATGTAGCCAGTAAGCAGTAGTCGGGTTGTTAGCATGAGGTATGGTAT
This genomic interval from Flavisolibacter tropicus contains the following:
- a CDS encoding PliI family lysozyme inhibitor of I-type lysozyme — protein: MFTKAKYYLGCGIVSVMISCNSHSSASNEESKDERSAKITDTTSTQQTITTPAATEPVKDDTARTHDFQKTLYFMNTSFNVTATGKGSLQYLTIQPHGLSHNKMITIENVEPVVNAEVADLNNDGYAELLIYTQSAGSGSYGNVYAYSVNNGQSLSAVQFPKVVSNGDMRKQYGGHDQFSIVNNRLVQRFPLYNPADHNSRPTGRQRTITYKLINGEASRRFVIDKISEE
- a CDS encoding ATP-grasp domain-containing protein, with product MKQTPILVLEYKHEDWLTANTLYCLGCDKQWEIHFITYRSKSAFRYLPFVKSYHHFDEETHEISFINFVELVTEKTKAAVLVPTNSAAFQFVIRHKEALQSFIQVIPTPQPWAYEIACDKGQLAHFMGNHQIATPLTIIDLNNDLKKQLDGFPFPVLLKPRIGAGGKGVGGELPITVFANKDELMACIQQPGIIDKYIIQSFVDGYIVGCNVLYKDGKLVAYTIQKGIVKAKSFAPSPGLEFIQNDAAIEVVDSLLSKLQWNGVANIDLIYDVAKQQILILEINARFWQTVGGSTVGAHVNFPSLACLQALNRPIEPVSGQLGRYVPLIAYIKHKLAAKSGVKIDFQWKEIDMRYFFWLLPAKVYRFYRARFQKKVPGLT
- a CDS encoding ATP-grasp domain-containing protein → MAPKKKPAFTAKTTELTFKNNRKSNASEGTILRKLNSVESIRLGKQSDAYNRTIVKEAPVPVLVVECMHEDWITANTIYCLKRDKQWDIHLVSFNNAKSCFRYLPHLKSYRQFPEENGYEQFLYFLKNVVTETKAQVLVPTNTASCRFVIKYKEELQQFIRLMPVPNQDAYQIAGDKGLLADFMFQHHIPGPLTISDLTDNLEHKLDKFPFPVLLKPKTGSGGKGVAANEPPITLFNDKESLLACVHQHQIADRYVVQSFVEGYEIDCNALYKEGRQVAFCIQKALIKADNYAPSFGLEFIHSAEAIALVDALLSKLKWNGVAHIDLIYDTNRNELQILEINPRFWQTMVGSMMGANINFPSLACSVALDRPLAGVESKIGKYIPIVPYLKYRWKAIKSEKIQFMYKEIDIHNFFAMLPAKIVRSYRSLLLKWFRIGRTEIREKDIMFWCVYLLSDQSYCEW
- a CDS encoding TPM domain-containing protein gives rise to the protein MLTTRLLLTGYISTFRLCLAAILCLFFSLAATAQVPDPLPDTYVNDHTQLLTPAQIKDLNEQLYQVEQKTSIQVAILLINELPENMAIEDFARKVGNQWKVGNNYNGVVYVAVLGARRQRLEIARNLEGQIPDATAAAIIDQLVPYLRQQDYYQALATLIAQINYHLGTTEQPITDTVSQNYLSAYEEDIYDAERKERIAFEKEKAKYDHYGNIAIGFIIAGAVGFCIWAWWYKKRYVRKNTVNGVYIGIGSSYYTSLYGTNDSSRSSGGGSSGFGGWGGGGGGGGFSGGGASGSW